In Nicotiana tabacum cultivar K326 chromosome 17, ASM71507v2, whole genome shotgun sequence, one DNA window encodes the following:
- the LOC107783517 gene encoding chaperonin-like RBCX protein 1, chloroplastic isoform X2 → MEYSTATIFSQLSLFPSRLQTETRAYPFKPWPWMQRTSQPNRLQCHKMYVPGFGTSPESTAAKHLHDFFNYIAVKIVAAQLQSYNPEAYEELREFLDRNPLSDGDKFCADLMRESPRHKNLALRILEMVDDSNKKLMMDYIVDTSCTVDGKQIC, encoded by the exons ATGGAGTACTCTACAGCAACCATATTTTCGCAGCTATCCTTATTTCCCTCAAGACTTCAAACAGAAACCAGAGCTTACCCATTCAAGCCATGGCCATGGATGCAGAGAACTTCCCAACCTAACCGTCTCCAGTGTCACAAGATGTACGTCCCTG GATTTGGGACATCACCAGAATCCACTGCAGCCAAACATCTACACGACTTTTTCAACTATATTGCTGTTAAAATTGTTGCTGCACAGCTTCAG AGCTACAATCCTGAGGCATATGAGGAGCTGAGGGAGTTTCTCGATAGAAATCCATTGAGTGATGGTGATAAGTTTTGCGCAGATTTGATGAGGGAATCCCCAAGACATAAAAATCTAG CTTTGCGCATCTTAGAG ATGGTGGATGATTCTAATAAAAAGCTTATGATGGATTATATAGTGGATACGAGCTGCACAGTAGACGGAAAGCAAATTTGCTAG
- the LOC107783517 gene encoding chaperonin-like RBCX protein 1, chloroplastic isoform X1 yields the protein MEYSTATIFSQLSLFPSRLQTETRAYPFKPWPWMQRTSQPNRLQCHKMYVPGFGTSPESTAAKHLHDFFNYIAVKIVAAQLQSYNPEAYEELREFLDRNPLSDGDKFCADLMRESPRHKNLALRILEVRSAYCKEDFEWDNLKRLASKMVDDSNKKLMMDYIVDTSCTVDGKQIC from the exons ATGGAGTACTCTACAGCAACCATATTTTCGCAGCTATCCTTATTTCCCTCAAGACTTCAAACAGAAACCAGAGCTTACCCATTCAAGCCATGGCCATGGATGCAGAGAACTTCCCAACCTAACCGTCTCCAGTGTCACAAGATGTACGTCCCTG GATTTGGGACATCACCAGAATCCACTGCAGCCAAACATCTACACGACTTTTTCAACTATATTGCTGTTAAAATTGTTGCTGCACAGCTTCAG AGCTACAATCCTGAGGCATATGAGGAGCTGAGGGAGTTTCTCGATAGAAATCCATTGAGTGATGGTGATAAGTTTTGCGCAGATTTGATGAGGGAATCCCCAAGACATAAAAATCTAG CTTTGCGCATCTTAGAG GTTCGATCAGCATACTGTAAGGAAGATTTTGAATGGGATAACTTGAAGCGCTTAGCATCAAAG ATGGTGGATGATTCTAATAAAAAGCTTATGATGGATTATATAGTGGATACGAGCTGCACAGTAGACGGAAAGCAAATTTGCTAG